A stretch of Glandiceps talaboti chromosome 18, keGlaTala1.1, whole genome shotgun sequence DNA encodes these proteins:
- the LOC144449616 gene encoding uncharacterized protein LOC144449616, giving the protein MSRYGNEGSENSSLWQDGEATFYTERIVTHVNNHGTKRYICWFGTTVTLVIFGTLLLLINTGVALYCLNKYGFSTAVCDIDSSSFPAIDELRAIAESIEPVISVLVVISVLVYSENPTLHSAKCCSCQNLPRFRYLCRQYWFTTYLCMLFISFGYHFTVFVLDVGHHWEGAIRYITLPLGLTAWFVWMVMLNERGAMTTVVRDNLQTMSGLNNVQRDSLSGDPPGLSKFYKVLLIFAGATNFIEFLIYTIYITGSFATIPATEKNRLLWYFDFLAMSLTTGLRFSFASFFFQMLYIGEKKYKQIKDPWKDKCPDCNTHQPLTDIT; this is encoded by the exons ATGTCACGTTATGGAAACGAAG GTTCGGAGAACTCTAGTCTATGGCAGGACGGAGAGGCAACATTTTACACTGAGAGAATTGTCACTCACGTGAACAATCATGGCACTAAACGTTATATTTGTTGGTTTGGAACAACAGTAACACTGGTTATATTTGGTACCCTACTTTTGTTAATAAACACTGGAGTTGCTTTATACTGTTTAAACAAATACGGATTTTCCACCGCCGTCTGTGACATCGATTCGTCATCATTTCCCGCTATCGATGAACTCCGTGCCATCGCTGAAAGTATTGAGCCAGTGATATCTGTCTTGGTGGTCATTTCTGTTTTGGTTTATTCTGAAAACCCAACACTTCACTCGGCAAAATGCTGTTCTTGTCAAAATCTACCTAGATTTCGTTATCTTTGTAGGCAATATTGGTTCACGACTTACCTTTGCATGCTTTTTATTTCTTTCGGTTATCACTTCACCGTGTTTGTCCTGGATGTTGGCCATCACTGGGAGGGCGCCATAAGATACATCACCCTACCTCTTGGATTGACTGCATGGtttgtgtggatggtaatgctAAATGAACGTGGTGCTATGACAACAGTTGTCAGGgacaatttacaaacaatgtcTGGCCTTAATAACGTGCAAAGGGACTCGCTATCTGGAGATCCTCCGGGCCTTTCAAAATTCTACAAGGTGTTGCTTATTTTCGCCGGAGCTACaaattttattgaattcctGATCTACACAATTTACATCACAGGATCGTTTGCAACCATTCCTGCAACGGAGAAAAACAGATTGCTTTGGTACTTTGACTTTTTAGCCATGTCATTGACAACAGGACTAAG GTTCAGTTTTGCGAGTTTCTTCTTTCAGATGTTGTACATTGGAGAgaagaaatacaaacaaataaaagatCCTTGGAAAGATAAATGCCCTGATTGTAACACACACCAACCACTTACTGATATTACGTAG